A region of Trypanosoma brucei brucei TREU927 chromosome 1, complete sequence DNA encodes the following proteins:
- a CDS encoding hypothetical protein, unlikely (GPI-Anchor Signal predicted for Tb927.1.2090 by DGPI v2.04, no cleavage site predicted), whose translation MKFTPFVINCLEYVWSATDFFLPFICFVLSFLKSVPPKGMPIIYPSWSHVFLFFFLTSNLISSITVPL comes from the coding sequence ATGAAGTTCACTCCTTTCGTCATCAATTGCTTGGAGTATGTGTGGTCTGcaactgatttttttttgccgtttatttgttttgtcctttcttttttaaaaagtgtcCCACCAAAGGGCATGCCAATAATCTACCCTTCGTGGTCGcacgtctttctttttttttttttgacatccAATCTCATTTCCTCCATTACAGTGCCGTTGTAa